TCGGCGCCGCCGATCTCGTACACGCGGCACGCGGCGACGGGCAGCGCCAGCCCGGCCGCCAGGTACTCCAGCAGGTCGTCGATCGCGATGGGCTGGGCCGGCACCTTGACCCAGCGGGGCGTGATCATCACCGGCAGCCGCTCCACCAGCGAGCGGATCATCTCGAACGACAGGCTCCCGGAGCCGATGACGATCGACGCGCGGAACTCCAGCACCGGCACGCCCGACTCCCGCAGGATCCGCCCGACCTCCTGGCGGCTGCGCAGGTGGGGCGACAGCTCCTCCTCCTCGCAGCCGAGACCGCCCAGGTAGATGATGCGCTCAACCCCCGCCGCCCGCGCCGCCGCGCCGAAGTTCCGCGCCGCCAGCCGGTCCGCCTCGACGAAGGACCCGCTCGCGCCCATCGAGTGGACCAGGTAGAAGGCCGCGCGGATTCCGCGCAGGGCGGCATCGAGGCTCGGCCGGTCCAGGACGTCCCCGGCGACGACCTCCGTCGACGGGCCGACCCTCGGCCAAAGCGCCTCCGGCCGCCTGGCCAGGCAGCGCACGCTCCGACCGCGCTCCTCCAGCAGCTTCAACAGGCGGCCGCCGACGTAGCCGCTGGCGCCGGTCAGCAGGACGACGCCGGACGGCGCCGCGGCGTTCATCCCGTTCACGAGGGCACGTCGATCAGCACGAAGTCCGCGCGCTCGCGCGCCTCGACGACCAGGGTCCCCGCGGCGTCGAGGCGGGCCTGGTCGTTCGCGTCCAGCTCACGGCCGTCGACCAGGAGGCGCCCCGACTCCACGTACACGAAGGTCCGCCTGCCGGCGGCGGCCTCGTGCGTGACGACGCGGCCCGCGTCCAGGTCGCAGCGGTGGATGACGGCGTCGGCGTGCAGGGTGACGGCGCCGGCGTCGCCCCGCCCGGAGGCCACGGGATGCAGCCGGTTGCGCCGGTCGTCGGGGTCGAAGGTCCGCTGGTCGTAGGAGGGCGTCAGGCCCTTGCGCTCCGGGAAGATCCAGATCTGATAGATGTGGACGGGTTCCGTGCCCAGGTTGTGCTCGGAGTGGGTCAGCCCCGCACCGGCGGACATGCGCTGCACGTCGCCCGCCCTGATCACAGCCCGGTTCCCCAGGCTGTCCTGGTGGGTCATCTCGCCCCGCAGGACCAGCGTCACGATCTCCATGTCCCGGTGGGGATGCATCGGGAATCCCGTCCCGGGCGCGACGATGTCGTCGTTGAACACGCGCAGGGACCCGAACCGCTCGTTCTGCGGATCGTGGTAGTCGGAGAACGAGAAGAGCCAGTAGGACTGCAGCCAACCGATATCCGAGAAATGGCGCCGTTCCGCCTTGACGATCTCGGTCATGTCACCTTCCCCTCGCGGGCTGTGCGGGCGGCGAGGAGGTCGACGTACGCCCCCTCGACCAGCTGGGCCGCCCGGACGCCCAGCCTCTCCATCAACGCGTGCGCCTCGTCGATCCCCGCCGCGGCGTCCTCATCGTCCCGCAGGACGACTTCCAGCTCCAGGAAATCGCCCAGCTCCTCGACGCGATCCAGGTGCACGCGCGTGCGGCCGACGAGGTACACGGTGCGGTGCTTCACGACCCGGCCGGCCTCCCCGTTCGACTGCGCCAGCAGTTCCCGCAGGGCGCCGGGCGCGGCGGTCGGCGCGATCAGGTAGTACGACTCCTTGGGGCCCTGCCGGTCGGCGCGGCGGTAGAAGATGAGCTCGCCCCGGTCCTCGCCGAAGGCGCGCAGCTTCAGCCGGCCTTCCTCGCACCGGAAGAACGTGTCGTCCTGGTCGATCTCCTCGGGACCGCCGGTCGCCAGGGCGACGACCAGGGGCCGCAGTTCCGTGATGCCCGCCAGACGGGCCTTGATCTCGATGTTCCGCGCCACCGCCCACCTCCGGCTCGTCCCCGCTACACGTCTTCCGGGATCAGGAACCAGCGCAAGGCGGTCTCGAAGTCCGTGAACGCGTCCACGGAGAAGCCGCGGTTGTGCGAGCACGTCTCGAGGAAGGCCGCGGCATCGAACGAGGCCCCCTCGTGCACGAGCAGCGCCACCTTGCGGCGGAAGGTATCGCCGTGCGCGAACAACTCCGAGGCGAGATTGTACAGGTCGAGCGTCGTCATGCGCCACTGCGTGTCCCGGAAATCGATCAGCAGGTCGTAATCCACGGGGTGGCGGTCGGTCTTGGCGATGTCCACGAGGAGCTGCCGGCTCGTGGCCATGTCGATGACCCCCTCGGGGGTGATCTCCAGGAAATCCCCGGTCGTGACGATTTTGATCTTGGTTGCCATGGAATGACCCCTCCGTTCATGGAATCTTGCGATCCTGCCCGCCGGCCTCCGGCCCCGACTCCGCATCCGCGGCCACCAAGACGCGGTTCTTCCCGCTGCGCTTGACCTGGTAGAGCGCCGCATCCGCCCTCTCCACGAGTTCCCGTGACGTCCCGGTCTTCTTCCCGCACGAGGCCACGCCGACGCTGACGGTCACGGTCCGGCCGTCGGGCAGGCGTTCCGCCAGCTCCCGGTTCAGCCGGACGGCGATCGCACGGGCCTCCGTCGCGTCGGTCATCGGCAGGATGACCGCGAACTCCTCGCCGCCGTAGCGGCAGCAGACGTCCGCCTCCCTGGAGACGCGCATGAGGGTCCTGCCCATCGCGGCCAGGATCCTGTCGCCCTGCCGGTGCCCGAACGTGTCGTTGACCACCTTGAAGTCGTCGATGTCGATCAGGACCAGGGAGACCGGCGCGCCGTAGCGCACGTAACGCCGCACCTCGAAGTCGATCTGCTGGTAGAAATAGGTGTGGTTGAAGAGGCCCGTCAGGCCGTCGCGCAGCGAGAGCTCGACGATCCCGTCGAGGTGCTCCTCGTCCACGAGCGTGGCGGAATCCATGAAGGTCGTGATGTTCGACAGGTAGTCCAGGGCGGCGACGACGATCCTGACGTTCCGGCCCAGGATCCCCGACAGCTTGTATTTGTGCTGCAGGATCTCCCGCCAGTGGCCTTCGGCTTCGTCCGGCGCGAAGTACTGGTGCGTGATCGCGTAGAGGAGGTCGGAATAGAAGCTCGGGCCGCGGCTCTGTTGCAGGTCGTCGAGCAGGGTCCCCTCGTCGGCCGAGAGCGGCCGGTCCCCGGCCAGGGCGGACACCAGGTCCAGAGAGAGCGCGCCGAGGCCCAGGATCCACCAGCGGCGATCGGCGTCGGCCTCGTCGACGGGCGGCGGCAGGTCGTGCGGATCCGTCATGACGGGGCCTTCCTTTTCCGTGCCTTGGGCGCCGCCGCCGGTCACCGGCCCGCGACGGCGGCCGCGGTCAGACGACCGCGCCGAACAGCTTCCCGACCGCCGCCGTGCACGCCATGGCCACCACGCCCCAGAAGGCGACCCGCACGGCCCCACGGGCGATCGCGGCGCCGCCGAGACGCGCCGCCACTCCTCCCAGGACGAGCAGCAGGATCAGGGTCGAGGCCACGACCCACGTCGTGAGCCACCCGAAGGGGACGCATGCGGCGAGGAGCGCCGGCGGCGCCGCCCCCGCGGCGAAGGAAGCCGCCGAGGCCATCGCGGCCTGGAGCGGGCGGGCCCGCGTCGCCTCGTGGATGCCGAGCTCGTCCCGGGCATGGGCGCCCAGGGCGTCGTGGGCCATCAGCTGATCCGCCACCGTGAGCGCCAGATCCGGGTCGAGCCCGCGGCCGGTGTAGATGCCCGCCAGTTCTTGCCGTTCGGCTTCCGGCGTGTCGTCGAGTTCGCGACGCTCCCGGGCGAGGTCGGCCTGCTCGGTGTCCGCCTGGGAACTCACCGAAACGTACTCGCCGGCCGCCATCGAGAGGGTGCCGGCCACCAGACCCGCCACGGCCGCCACCAGCACGGCCGCGCGCTCGGGCTCGGCCGCGGCCACGCCCACGACCAGGCTGCTCGTGGAGATCAGGCCGTCGTTGGCGCCCAGGACGGAGGCGCGCAGCCACCCGATCCGGTCGCTACGGTGCTTTTCGCCGTGCATGGCTGTCTCCGGTCGGGGCCTGACGCTGAGGGGACGCGCTCACCAATATACTCACAACCGGCTCGGGGCGACCCTGCTGCAATCCGCAACGGGTGTTGACGCTCGCCCTGGTTGTCGATATATTCCTATCTGCGGTTCATTTGCAACTAGGAATGATCATTGATGATCGACAGCAATGACATCACGGACCGGCTCGCGAAGTACCGGGCGGCCGCCAAGGCGGCGGGCGTCAAGCTGACCCACCAGCGCCTGGAGATCTTCCGCGAGGTCGCCTCGAGCCTGGAGCACCCGGACGCCGAGTCCGTCTTCCGCGCCGTGAAGACCCGGCTGCCGACGGTGTCGCTGGACACCGTGTACCGGACGCTGTGGCTGCTCCACGATCTCGGCCTGGTCGCCACGCTCGGGCCGCGACGCGGGAGCGTGCGCTTCGACGCCAACCTCGAGCGGCACCACCACTACGTCTGCGTGCGCTGCGGGCTGGCGCGGGACTTCACGAGCACCGAGCTCGACGTCCTGCGCCTCCCCGACGCCGTGCAGGCGTTCGGCAGCATCGACGCCACGCACGTCGAGGTGCGCGGCGTCTGCGGGGGCTGCGCCGCGGAATCCGCCGCGGCGCCCGACCTCCAGAAGACCGGGATCCCGGACGGGGAGTGACCCTCGCCGTCGGGCAACACGAAGGGCGGGCGACCGCCGAAAGGGAGGCGAACATGGGAACGCGCGGACGCGAGATCATCGGCATGGACGTCGATCATCTCCTGGACCTGCTCAACCGGGCCTACGCGAGCGAGTGGCTGGCCTACTACCAGTACTGGCTCGGCGCGAAGCTCATCAAGGGTCCAATGAAGGACGCCGTGGCGGCGGAGCTGAACCTGCACGCCGCCGAGGAGCTGAACCACGCCGTGATGCTGTCGGGCCGCATCATCCAGCTCGGCGGCACGCCGGTGCTGACGCCCGAGGGCTGGGCGAAGCTGAGCCCCTGCAAGTACGACGCGCCCGAGGACCCGTACGTGGCCGTCCTGCTCGACCAGAACATCGCGGGCGAGCAGTGCGCGATCACCACGTACAAGGCCCTGATGGACGCCACCAAGGACAAGGACATGGTGACGTACAACCTGGCGCTCGCGATCCTCGAGCAGGAGATCGAGCACGAGGAGGACCTGCAGAGCCTGCGGGAGGACCTCGACCTGATGGTGGTGCGGGGCAGCAAGTAGCCGCCGGGCCGTTCGTGGCGCATGCCGGCCGTGTCGGTTAGCTTGTGGATCATGAAAACCATTGATCCGGGCCGGGAGATCCACCGCCTCCGCCCGGAGGCCGGGCTCCCGCTGCGCGGCCCGGGGATCTCGTCCGAGGTCCCGGCCGCGCGTCTTTCTGCCCCCGCAAGCGCGACGCCATGATCCCCGCGCGACGTTTCCCGCGCTCCCCCGGCAGGACTCCCGGCGACGAGCAGCCCCTGCGGTCGGAGCTGTTCAGCGCCGATCAGATGAAACACCACGGCAAGTCCCTCGCCGAAAGCCACGGCCCCTGCCGCGAGCGGGCGCCCGACCGGCTCCTGTCCCGGCTGGCGGAGAACGAGCGCGTCCTGGCCGAAACGCGCGACCTGGTGACCGAGGCCGTCACGACCGACCGCCGCATCACGCCGGCCGGCGAGTGGCTGCTCGACAACTTCTATCTCATCGAGGAGCAGGTCCGCACGGCCCGGCGCCATCTGCCGAAGGGCTACAGCCGGGAGCTGCCCGCGCTGCGCCGCGGTCCGTCCGCCGGCTACCCCCGCGTCTACGACATCGCGCTGGAGACGATCGCGCACGGCGACGGCCGCGTCGACCCGGAGAACCTGAGCAGCTTCGTCGCCGCCTACCAGTCGGCCAGCGTCCTGAAGCTGGGCGAGCTGTGGGCCATCCCGATCATGCTGCGCCTGGCGCTCATCGAGAACCTGCGGCGCGTCGCCGCCCGGATCGCGGCCGACAGGATCGACCGCAACCGCGCCGACCACTGGGCGGACAAGATGACCGGGATCGCCGAGAACGACCCCAACAGCCTGATCCTCATGGTCGCCGACATGGCGCGCTCCGACCCGCCCATGGTCAGCTCCTTCATCGCCGAGTTCGCGCGCCGCCTCCAGGGCCGCCACCCTTCGCTGGCGCTGCCCCTGACCTGGATCGAGCAACGGCTCGCGCAGTCCGGGCTGACGATCGAGCAACTGGTACAGCAGGAGAACCAGCAGCAGGCGGCCGACCAGGTCTCGATCGGCAACAGCATCGGCAGCCTGCGTTTCTTGGGCGCCACGGACTGGCGCGAGTTCGTCGAGACGATGAGCGTCGTCGAGGCCACGCTGCGCCGGGACCCGGGCGGCGTCTACGGCAGGATGGACTTCGTCACCCGCGACCGTTACCGCCACGCGGTGGAGAGGATCGCTGGCGGGAGCGCGCTGACCGAAGCGCAGGTGGCGCAGCTGTCGCTCGACTTCGCGCAGGCCGGCGCGACGGACGCCGGCGGCCGCGACCGGACGTCGCACGTCGGCTACTACCTGATCGACCGCGGGCTGCCGCAGCTCGA
This portion of the bacterium genome encodes:
- a CDS encoding pirin family protein; its protein translation is MTEIVKAERRHFSDIGWLQSYWLFSFSDYHDPQNERFGSLRVFNDDIVAPGTGFPMHPHRDMEIVTLVLRGEMTHQDSLGNRAVIRAGDVQRMSAGAGLTHSEHNLGTEPVHIYQIWIFPERKGLTPSYDQRTFDPDDRRNRLHPVASGRGDAGAVTLHADAVIHRCDLDAGRVVTHEAAAGRRTFVYVESGRLLVDGRELDANDQARLDAAGTLVVEARERADFVLIDVPS
- a CDS encoding class IV adenylate cyclase, with protein sequence MARNIEIKARLAGITELRPLVVALATGGPEEIDQDDTFFRCEEGRLKLRAFGEDRGELIFYRRADRQGPKESYYLIAPTAAPGALRELLAQSNGEAGRVVKHRTVYLVGRTRVHLDRVEELGDFLELEVVLRDDEDAAAGIDEAHALMERLGVRAAQLVEGAYVDLLAARTAREGKVT
- a CDS encoding GGDEF domain-containing protein → MTDPHDLPPPVDEADADRRWWILGLGALSLDLVSALAGDRPLSADEGTLLDDLQQSRGPSFYSDLLYAITHQYFAPDEAEGHWREILQHKYKLSGILGRNVRIVVAALDYLSNITTFMDSATLVDEEHLDGIVELSLRDGLTGLFNHTYFYQQIDFEVRRYVRYGAPVSLVLIDIDDFKVVNDTFGHRQGDRILAAMGRTLMRVSREADVCCRYGGEEFAVILPMTDATEARAIAVRLNRELAERLPDGRTVTVSVGVASCGKKTGTSRELVERADAALYQVKRSGKNRVLVAADAESGPEAGGQDRKIP
- a CDS encoding VIT family protein, whose protein sequence is MHGEKHRSDRIGWLRASVLGANDGLISTSSLVVGVAAAEPERAAVLVAAVAGLVAGTLSMAAGEYVSVSSQADTEQADLARERRELDDTPEAERQELAGIYTGRGLDPDLALTVADQLMAHDALGAHARDELGIHEATRARPLQAAMASAASFAAGAAPPALLAACVPFGWLTTWVVASTLILLLVLGGVAARLGGAAIARGAVRVAFWGVVAMACTAAVGKLFGAVV
- a CDS encoding transcriptional repressor, which gives rise to MIDSNDITDRLAKYRAAAKAAGVKLTHQRLEIFREVASSLEHPDAESVFRAVKTRLPTVSLDTVYRTLWLLHDLGLVATLGPRRGSVRFDANLERHHHYVCVRCGLARDFTSTELDVLRLPDAVQAFGSIDATHVEVRGVCGGCAAESAAAPDLQKTGIPDGE
- a CDS encoding ferritin-like domain-containing protein, which codes for MGTRGREIIGMDVDHLLDLLNRAYASEWLAYYQYWLGAKLIKGPMKDAVAAELNLHAAEELNHAVMLSGRIIQLGGTPVLTPEGWAKLSPCKYDAPEDPYVAVLLDQNIAGEQCAITTYKALMDATKDKDMVTYNLALAILEQEIEHEEDLQSLREDLDLMVVRGSK